GACAGCCATTATTGGTTCGCCCGCTACTGGGCCGAGGCATTGGCCGCGCAATCGGATGATGCTGATCTTGCAGCGCATTTTGCGCCCATCGCCAAGGCATTGGCCGAGAGCGAAGACAAGATCATTGCGGAACTGGCCGCGGCACAGGGCTCTCCTGTGGACCTGGGCGGATATTACCGCACTGACGCGGCCAAAACGGCGGCTGTTATGCGATCCTCCGCGACATTGAACAGCATCATCGGGTAAACCGATCTGGCGCGAAACCAAGGCCGTGCAACCCCATAGGTTGCGCGGCCTTTTTCGTTTGTACGGCCTTCCCTGAGCCTCTCAAACCCGCCCCAGGTTTGATCTTTGGCCATTTTACGCCTATATGTAGAACGAGAGCAGACGAAAAACCTACAAAAACGAAGCCAGGTCAATATGATACACACATTCAAACGTGCATGGGATGACATGCTGCTGCCGCTGTTGCAGCGCCCCAAGCGACTGCAGGTCGCGGCGTTGTGCTATCGCGAAACCGAAGACGGCAAACGTGTGCTGCTGATCACCAGCCGGGACACCGGGCGCTGGATCGTGCCAAAGGGCTGGCCCATCGACGGGCTTGATGGTCCGGGCGCCGCCCTGCAAGAAGCATGGGAAGAGGCTGGCGTGACCCAGGCGGACATCGAAAGCGATCCGGTCGGCTTTTACGAATATGCCAAGGGCCTTGGCGAAGGGTTGACCGTGCCGGTCGAGGCGCAGGTCTACCTGACCCGTGTGCGCGATCTGAGCGAGGATTACCCGGAGGCAAATGCCCGCAAACGCGCCTGGTTCGCCCCCAAGGAAGCCGCCAATCTGGTGGATGAGCCGGACCTGAAGGCGATCTTGAACGCGCTCTGAGCTTGCTCTGACCCGATAGCCCCTCTCAAAAGCCTCAATCCGCCATAAAATGTGACGGTTTTGTGACGCCGCGCTTGCGCGGCGGCGCGTGGTATGCCACCTCCCCACCGGATCAATCACTTCCTTGGAAGGTACAGGCATGGCGACGGACAAAGGCCCGCAGGGCAGTCAGTGGAAAACACTGGATACAGACCTCAACCGCATCTCTCAGGTTGAGCTGGCCACGACCTATGTCGCTCGCCCTCTGGTCGGTCCCGGTATCGCACTGGCCTTTATGGTGCTGGCCGGGGTGATTGCCGCAGTCTTCTTTGGCCAGACCCCCACCAGTTTTGTCGTTGTCGCTGCTGCCGTCTTTGGTGCCTATATGGCCGTGAACATCGGTGCCAACGATGTGGCCAACAACATGGGCCCGGCGGTAGGTGCCAATGCCCTGACCATGGGCGGCGCCATCGTGATTGCGGCGCTGTGCGAAAGCGCAGGCGCCTTGCTGGCAGGCGGCGATGTGGTTTCGACCATCTCCAAAGGCATCATTGATCCGGCCTCCATCGCGGATACACAGGTGTTTATCTGGGCAATGATGGCGGCGCTGATCTCATCGGCGCTTTGGGTCAACCTTGCCACTTGGGTTGGTGCGCCGGTTTCCACAACCCACTCCGTCGTGGGCGGTGTGATGGGTGCGGGCATCGCGGCGGCAGGGATGACAGCGGTCAACTGGCCCTCCATGGGACTGATCGCC
This window of the Sulfitobacter mediterraneus genome carries:
- a CDS encoding NUDIX hydrolase, whose amino-acid sequence is MIHTFKRAWDDMLLPLLQRPKRLQVAALCYRETEDGKRVLLITSRDTGRWIVPKGWPIDGLDGPGAALQEAWEEAGVTQADIESDPVGFYEYAKGLGEGLTVPVEAQVYLTRVRDLSEDYPEANARKRAWFAPKEAANLVDEPDLKAILNAL